A genome region from Baekduia alba includes the following:
- a CDS encoding LLM class F420-dependent oxidoreductase, with amino-acid sequence MRAPVQLDLHLPNFNYPGIGPEAVFDKLVDIATAAEAAGCSAVTLMDHYHQIPPVGPPQNWMFEGNTMLAGIAARTKTINLGLLVGGVTYRNPAQHAKITTTLDIISGGRAFHGIGAGWFEAEHDAYGYAFPSLKERFERLEDHLKIARAMFTQGQATVAGDRHSVADAYNNPKPLRGDIPILVGGSGEKKTLRMVAQYADGCNLFGDAERAEHLLGVLAGHCETVGRDPAEITKTAMMSLAVAETEEGVKAKVQGMRDAGLPADRIANTFAGTPDQLLERVGALRDVGIEGVTFSMPDVHDLDAIALAGATLAPVLNP; translated from the coding sequence ATGCGCGCTCCTGTCCAGCTCGACCTCCACCTGCCGAACTTCAACTACCCCGGAATCGGACCCGAGGCCGTGTTCGACAAGCTGGTGGACATCGCGACGGCGGCGGAGGCCGCGGGCTGCTCGGCGGTGACGCTGATGGACCACTACCACCAGATCCCGCCCGTCGGGCCACCGCAGAACTGGATGTTCGAGGGCAACACGATGCTGGCCGGCATCGCCGCGCGGACCAAGACCATCAACCTGGGCCTGCTCGTCGGTGGCGTGACGTACCGCAACCCCGCCCAGCACGCGAAGATCACGACGACGTTGGACATCATCTCGGGCGGCCGCGCCTTCCACGGCATCGGCGCCGGCTGGTTCGAGGCCGAGCACGACGCCTACGGCTACGCGTTCCCGTCGCTGAAGGAGCGCTTCGAGCGCCTCGAGGACCACCTGAAGATCGCGCGCGCGATGTTCACCCAGGGGCAGGCGACCGTCGCCGGTGACCGCCACTCCGTCGCCGACGCCTACAACAACCCGAAGCCGCTGCGCGGCGACATCCCGATCCTCGTCGGCGGCAGCGGCGAGAAGAAGACCCTGCGGATGGTCGCCCAGTACGCCGACGGCTGCAACCTCTTCGGCGACGCCGAGCGGGCCGAGCACCTCCTCGGCGTCCTCGCGGGGCACTGCGAGACCGTCGGCCGCGACCCGGCCGAGATCACCAAGACCGCGATGATGAGCCTCGCGGTCGCCGAGACCGAGGAAGGCGTGAAGGCCAAGGTCCAGGGGATGCGCGACGCCGGCCTGCCGGCCGACCGGATCGCCAACACGTTCGCCGGCACGCCCGACCAGCTGCTCGAGCGCGTCGGAGCCCTCCGCGACGTCGGGATCGAGGGCGTGACGTTCTCGATGCCGGACGTCCACGACCTCGACGCGATCGCGCTCGCCGGCGCGACGCTCGCGCCGGTGCTCAACCCCTAG
- a CDS encoding 3-hydroxyacyl-CoA dehydrogenase family protein gives MHERLGIVGSGAIACGLAAAAARHGEVVLWARSDGSAQRARAAVEKACGKLSGEVNAEHVSIVQDLDALGGVTAVVEAVVEDVAAKAQLWGALGQVVDDGALLGSTTSSLSVADLAQASGAPERFVGLHVFNPVPKMKLVELAFPAEASEDTRARSVALCEGLGKTAVVVPDIPGFVVNRLLFPYLFSAVALQEETGLPAESIDTCMQLGAGHPMGPLALLDFVGLDVAQAIGDAIGSAVPASLTALVDDGRLGRKSGAGFYAYD, from the coding sequence ATGCACGAGCGACTTGGCATCGTCGGCAGCGGCGCGATCGCCTGTGGGCTGGCGGCCGCGGCCGCCCGGCACGGTGAGGTCGTCCTCTGGGCGCGGTCCGACGGTTCGGCCCAGCGCGCGCGGGCGGCCGTCGAGAAGGCGTGCGGGAAGCTCAGCGGCGAGGTCAACGCCGAGCACGTCTCGATCGTGCAGGACCTCGACGCGCTGGGCGGCGTGACCGCCGTCGTCGAGGCGGTCGTCGAGGACGTCGCCGCCAAGGCGCAGCTGTGGGGCGCGCTCGGCCAGGTCGTCGACGACGGCGCGCTGCTCGGCTCGACCACCTCGTCGCTCTCGGTCGCCGACCTCGCGCAGGCCAGCGGCGCGCCCGAGCGCTTCGTCGGCCTCCACGTCTTCAACCCGGTCCCGAAGATGAAGCTCGTCGAGCTCGCGTTCCCGGCGGAGGCCTCGGAGGACACGCGCGCGCGGTCGGTCGCGTTGTGCGAGGGGTTGGGCAAGACCGCGGTCGTCGTGCCCGACATCCCCGGCTTCGTCGTCAACCGGCTGCTGTTCCCCTACCTCTTCAGCGCCGTCGCGCTGCAGGAGGAGACCGGCCTGCCCGCCGAGTCCATCGACACCTGCATGCAGCTCGGCGCCGGCCACCCGATGGGGCCGCTGGCGCTCCTGGACTTCGTCGGCCTCGACGTCGCCCAGGCGATCGGCGACGCGATCGGCTCCGCGGTCCCGGCGTCGCTCACCGCGCTGGTCGACGACGGCAGGCTCGGCCGCAAGTCCGGCGCCGGCTTCTACGCGTACGACTGA
- a CDS encoding LysR family transcriptional regulator, which translates to MPEPDVRRLRVLRAVAEHGSFAAAAVELQYTPSAISQQVAALEREVGAVLVERGARGARLTQAGAVLDRHAAIVLGQLAAARAELDELARLRGGLVRLAAFESSWTALVPAAVSRYRERFPDVELHLAEEDPVPAVAAVRAGACDVAVVFEPNGVEVLDGLARTVVAEDPLWVVLPVGHPLVGEGPIELASLAAEPWVAPTAFCAGLVRGACAAAGFEPEVVFSSADYGAVQGFVAAGAGVALVPYLALTGQDRVVARPIAGDDPPSRTLCAITVPEGPRPASATALVDVLVEAARTLLGVQSYA; encoded by the coding sequence ATGCCCGAGCCCGACGTCCGCCGCCTGCGCGTCCTGCGCGCCGTCGCCGAGCACGGCTCGTTCGCCGCGGCCGCCGTCGAGCTCCAGTACACGCCGTCGGCGATCTCGCAGCAGGTCGCGGCGCTCGAGCGCGAGGTCGGCGCCGTGCTGGTCGAGCGCGGCGCGCGCGGCGCCCGGCTGACGCAGGCGGGCGCGGTCCTGGACCGGCACGCCGCGATCGTCCTCGGCCAGCTCGCGGCGGCGCGCGCCGAGCTCGACGAGCTCGCCCGGCTGCGCGGCGGGTTGGTGCGGCTGGCGGCGTTCGAGTCGTCCTGGACCGCGCTGGTGCCGGCGGCGGTGTCGCGCTACCGCGAGCGCTTCCCCGACGTCGAGCTGCACCTGGCCGAGGAGGACCCGGTCCCGGCGGTCGCCGCCGTGCGGGCCGGCGCCTGCGACGTCGCGGTGGTCTTCGAGCCCAACGGCGTCGAGGTGCTCGACGGGCTGGCGCGGACGGTCGTCGCCGAGGACCCGCTGTGGGTCGTGCTGCCCGTGGGTCACCCGCTGGTCGGCGAGGGCCCGATCGAGCTGGCGTCGCTGGCGGCCGAGCCGTGGGTCGCGCCGACCGCGTTCTGCGCGGGCCTCGTGCGCGGGGCGTGCGCGGCCGCGGGCTTCGAGCCCGAGGTCGTGTTCTCCAGCGCCGACTACGGCGCCGTGCAGGGCTTCGTCGCCGCGGGCGCCGGCGTGGCGCTGGTGCCGTACCTGGCGCTGACGGGTCAGGACCGCGTGGTCGCGCGCCCGATCGCCGGCGACGACCCGCCGTCGCGCACGCTGTGCGCGATCACCGTGCCCGAAGGGCCGCGGCCGGCGAGCGCGACCGCGCTGGTCGACGTCCTGGTCGAGGCCGCGCGGACGCTGCTGGGCGTTCAGTCGTACGCGTAG
- a CDS encoding glutathione S-transferase family protein: MRIHAIPHSTNVHRVALALGLKGVAVDAWVQHAPDDRAAIRAVSGQDLVPVVETDDGRILTDSMSIVAWIDATWPEPARLYPEDPALRAQIDAFITFFNVVWKLPPNAIEAERRRARPDAARIAAWVAQLQGWQHGFEGLLHGRPYLFGTDGPSAADICAYPFLRFTTSSDPDDDDLFHGVLLEHLPGDFPDLAAWIARMARLPLS; this comes from the coding sequence ATGCGGATTCACGCCATCCCCCACTCCACGAACGTCCACCGCGTCGCGCTCGCGCTCGGCCTCAAGGGCGTCGCGGTCGACGCGTGGGTCCAGCACGCGCCCGACGACCGCGCGGCCATCCGCGCCGTCTCCGGCCAGGATCTCGTCCCGGTGGTCGAGACCGACGACGGCCGGATCCTCACCGACTCGATGTCGATCGTCGCGTGGATCGACGCGACCTGGCCCGAGCCGGCCCGGCTGTATCCAGAGGATCCCGCCCTGCGCGCCCAGATCGACGCCTTCATCACGTTCTTCAACGTCGTGTGGAAGCTTCCGCCGAACGCGATCGAGGCCGAGCGGCGCAGAGCGCGGCCCGACGCGGCGCGGATCGCGGCCTGGGTGGCTCAGCTGCAAGGCTGGCAGCACGGCTTCGAGGGGCTGCTGCACGGCCGGCCCTACCTGTTCGGGACCGACGGCCCGAGCGCCGCCGACATCTGCGCCTATCCGTTCCTGCGCTTCACGACCTCGTCGGACCCCGACGACGACGACCTCTTCCACGGCGTGCTGTTGGAGCACCTGCCCGGCGACTTCCCGGACCTCGCCGCGTGGATCGCGCGAATGGCTCGACTCCCGCTGTCCTAG
- a CDS encoding hemolysin family protein yields MTALLLLAVMVLIAINGFFVAAEFGLVRSRRSSLQDQADEGSAGARRALALHDDLNEYLSACQFGITLASLGIGFLGEPAIATIFEPLFGSFSHNVKIGISVAIAYIIVTGTHVVLGEQVPKIYSIIHPDRIAILVARPLKAFDTGMKPFISLLNMVSNAILRLLRVDPEAASEEGATPEELRILIGQARAGGKLDPGEAGMLTGVFHLHEQEARQVMTPIPAVVTVDVSEDVETALRRCISSGHTRLVVTEDENRDRVRGIVHSNSLARALMAEGPNASIGPLVREAVIVPETKPLDDLLADLQRQRSSMAVVVDEYGRVVGIVTVEDIIEEVVGEIDDETDPAGGEIRRLANGDWFVRGHVAVTDLLDYGVELPIDTDAYNSVGGFVFAELGRLPKRGDQITADGYSIRVESVRENRIEAVRIRERRAQQGAVSGDEQRNA; encoded by the coding sequence GTGACCGCCCTCCTGCTCCTAGCGGTGATGGTGCTCATCGCCATCAACGGCTTCTTCGTCGCGGCGGAGTTCGGGCTGGTCCGTTCACGCCGTTCCTCGCTGCAGGACCAGGCCGACGAGGGCAGCGCCGGCGCCCGCCGCGCGCTCGCGCTGCACGACGACCTCAACGAGTACCTGAGCGCCTGCCAGTTCGGCATCACGCTCGCCTCGCTGGGTATCGGCTTCCTCGGCGAGCCGGCGATCGCGACGATCTTCGAGCCGCTGTTCGGCAGCTTCTCGCACAACGTCAAGATCGGGATCTCGGTCGCGATCGCGTACATCATCGTCACGGGCACGCACGTCGTGCTCGGCGAGCAGGTGCCGAAGATCTACTCGATCATCCACCCGGATCGGATCGCGATCCTCGTGGCGCGGCCGCTGAAGGCTTTCGACACCGGGATGAAGCCGTTCATCTCGCTGCTGAACATGGTGTCCAACGCGATCCTGCGGCTGCTGCGCGTCGACCCGGAGGCCGCGTCCGAGGAGGGCGCGACGCCCGAGGAGCTGCGGATCCTGATCGGCCAGGCGCGCGCCGGCGGCAAGCTCGACCCGGGCGAGGCCGGCATGCTCACCGGCGTCTTCCACCTGCACGAGCAGGAGGCGCGCCAGGTGATGACGCCGATCCCGGCGGTCGTCACCGTCGACGTGAGCGAGGACGTCGAGACCGCGCTGCGCCGCTGCATCTCCTCCGGCCACACGCGGCTCGTCGTGACCGAGGACGAGAACCGCGACCGCGTGCGCGGCATCGTGCACTCCAACTCGCTGGCCCGGGCGCTGATGGCCGAGGGCCCGAACGCGTCGATCGGCCCGCTCGTCCGCGAGGCCGTGATCGTCCCGGAGACCAAGCCGCTGGACGACCTGCTCGCCGACCTGCAGCGCCAGCGCTCGTCGATGGCCGTGGTCGTGGACGAGTACGGCCGCGTCGTCGGCATCGTCACCGTCGAGGACATCATCGAGGAGGTCGTCGGCGAGATCGACGACGAGACCGACCCGGCGGGCGGCGAGATCCGGCGCCTGGCCAACGGCGACTGGTTCGTCCGGGGCCACGTCGCGGTCACCGACCTGCTCGACTACGGCGTCGAGCTGCCGATCGACACCGACGCCTACAACTCGGTCGGCGGCTTCGTCTTCGCCGAGCTCGGTCGGTTGCCCAAGCGCGGCGACCAGATCACCGCCGACGGCTACTCGATCCGCGTGGAGTCGGTGCGCGAGAACCGCATCGAGGCCGTCCGCATCCGCGAGCGCCGCGCTCAGCAGGGCGCGGTGTCCGGCGACGAACAACGCAACGCCTGA
- a CDS encoding 4a-hydroxytetrahydrobiopterin dehydratase has translation MADLLTDPDIDARLADLDGWTRDGDAIVRERELADFAAALAWVNAVGQEAEAANHHPDILIHGWNKVRLSVTNHSAGGLTRADFDLAATIDALPGG, from the coding sequence ATGGCAGACCTGCTGACGGACCCCGACATCGACGCGCGGCTGGCCGATCTGGACGGCTGGACCCGCGACGGCGACGCGATCGTCCGCGAGCGCGAGCTCGCCGACTTCGCCGCCGCGCTGGCCTGGGTCAACGCGGTGGGGCAGGAGGCCGAGGCCGCCAACCACCATCCCGACATCCTGATCCACGGCTGGAACAAGGTCCGCCTGAGCGTGACCAACCACAGCGCGGGCGGCCTGACGCGGGCCGACTTCGACCTCGCGGCCACGATCGACGCGCTGCCCGGCGGCTAG
- a CDS encoding cobalamin-binding protein: MRIVSLVPHATELLFALGLGDSVVGVTHECDYPPATAELPRITRDVLPAGLSAAEIDAAVRERTEKGDAIYALDEDLLADLAPDLIVTQELCPVCAVSYDEVKEVAQKLDPCPEVIALDPKTFGETMGDIRTLAQATDSRDAALDLVTRQRARVDRVRLAVRGAKRRSVVAIEWFDPVFVAGHWTPQLIELAGGSDLLGFAGEHSEQLPWEAVAAAQPDVVLCIPCGYDGPRALAEAEQFTEDLRRVGAAETIALDAAAYFSRPGPRLVDGLETLAHALHPERVPEAPGRVHRVML, encoded by the coding sequence ATGCGGATCGTGAGCCTCGTGCCCCACGCTACCGAGCTGCTCTTCGCGCTCGGCCTCGGCGACAGCGTCGTCGGCGTCACCCACGAATGCGACTACCCGCCGGCGACGGCGGAGCTGCCGCGGATCACGCGCGACGTCCTGCCCGCCGGGCTGAGCGCCGCCGAGATCGACGCGGCGGTCCGCGAGCGCACCGAGAAGGGCGACGCGATCTACGCGCTGGACGAGGACCTGCTCGCCGACCTCGCGCCGGACCTCATCGTCACCCAGGAGCTGTGCCCGGTGTGCGCGGTCTCCTACGACGAGGTCAAGGAAGTCGCGCAGAAGCTCGACCCGTGCCCTGAGGTCATCGCGCTGGACCCCAAGACGTTCGGCGAGACGATGGGCGACATCCGGACGCTGGCGCAGGCGACCGACAGCCGCGACGCCGCGCTGGACCTCGTCACCCGCCAGCGCGCTCGCGTCGACCGGGTCCGGCTCGCGGTCCGCGGCGCCAAGCGGCGCTCGGTCGTCGCGATCGAGTGGTTCGACCCGGTCTTCGTCGCCGGCCACTGGACGCCGCAGCTGATCGAGCTGGCCGGCGGCAGCGACCTGCTGGGCTTCGCCGGCGAGCACTCCGAGCAGCTGCCGTGGGAGGCGGTCGCGGCCGCCCAGCCCGACGTCGTGCTCTGCATCCCCTGCGGCTACGACGGCCCGCGCGCGCTCGCCGAGGCCGAGCAGTTCACGGAGGACCTGCGGCGCGTCGGCGCGGCGGAGACGATCGCGCTGGACGCCGCCGCCTACTTCTCGCGCCCCGGCCCGCGGCTGGTCGACGGGCTGGAGACGCTGGCCCACGCGCTGCACCCCGAGCGCGTGCCCGAGGCGCCGGGCCGGGTGCACCGCGTCATGTTGTAG